The following are encoded in a window of Ranitomeya variabilis isolate aRanVar5 chromosome 6, aRanVar5.hap1, whole genome shotgun sequence genomic DNA:
- the LOC143781284 gene encoding uncharacterized protein LOC143781284 isoform X3 has protein sequence MIFLEFKADDYNISQDTYTQHADISDIPPVVHSRDQSSDDFNELLSPNSSQTVKQNKSRRINAEDERAPRRGKPYSCSECGKCFPYTSYLVSHERIHTGEKPYSCSECGKCFTYKSSLVLHERIHTGEKHFSCSECGKCFINKSELVTHNRIHTGEKPYSCSECGKCFTQKSHLVAHEKIHTGEKPFSCSECGKCFINKSELVTHNRIHTGEKPYSCSECGKCFKTQSNLVTHKRFHTGEKPYSCSECGKCFTQISHLISHERYHTRVKPFSCSECGKCFACKRNLVLHERSHTGEKPFSCSECGKCFACKMSLVLHERIHTDEKPYSCSECGKRFIEKSTLDKHKRFHTGEKPYSCSECEKCFTNKSNLVAHERTHSGEKPFSCLECEKCFTHKSHLIKHERYHTGEKPFSCSECEKSFRQKAHLIKHEKIHTGEKPFSCSQCGKCFKSKSNLIAHKRIHTGEKPYSCSECGKCFTDKSNLIKHERFHTGEKPYSCSECGKSFTSKSYLPIHERIHTGEKPYSCLECEKCFAYKSQLKNHEKIHTGEKPYSCLECEKCFSHKSTLIHHQLLHTGDKQYSCHKT, from the coding sequence ATGATCTTTTTAGAATTTAAAGCAGATGATTATAATATCTCACAAGATACATATACACAGCATGCCGACATCTCAGATATACCCCCAGTCGTTCACAGCAGAGATCAATCATCTGATGATTTTAATGAATTATTATCTCCTAATTCATCACAGACTGTTAAGCAAAATAAAAGTCGCAGAATAAATGCTGAAGATGAAAGAGCTCCTAGAAGagggaagccatattcatgttcagaatgtgggaaatgttttccttATACATCATATCTTGtttcacatgagagaattcacacaggagagaagccatattcatgttcagaatgtgggaaatgttttacttataaatcaagtcttgttttacatgagagaattcacacaggagagaagcatttttcatgttcagaatgtgggaaatgttttataaataAATCAGAACTTGTTACACATaacagaattcacacaggagagaagccatattcatgttcagaatgtgggaaatgttttactcagaaatcacatcttgttgcacatgagaaaattcacacaggagagaagcctttttcgtgttcagaatgtgggaaatgttttataaataAATCAGAACTTGTTACACATaacagaattcacacaggagagaagccatattcatgttcagaatgtgggaaatgttttaaaactcaatcaaatcttgttacacataagagatttcacacaggagagaagccatattcatgttcagaatgtgggaaatgttttacacagatatCACATCTTATTTCGCATGAGAGATATCACACAAgagtgaagccattttcatgttcagaatgtgggaaatgttttgcatgtAAAAGGAATCTTGTTTtacatgagagaagtcacacaggagaaaagccattttcatgttcagaatgtgggaaatgttttgcatgcAAAATGAGTCTTGTtttacatgagagaattcacacggatgagaagccatattcatgttcagaatgtgggaaacgttttataGAAAAATCAACCCTTGATAAACATAAGAgatttcacacaggggagaagccatattcatgttcagagtgtgagaaatgttttacaaataaatcaaatcttgttgcacatgagagaactcacagtggagagaagccgttttcatgtttagaatgtgagaaatgttttacacaCAAATCGCATCTTATTAAACACGAGAgatatcacacaggggagaagccattttcatgttcagaatgtgagaagagTTTTAGACAGAAAGCACATCTTATTAAAcatgagaaaattcacacaggagagaagccattttcatgctcacaatgtggaaaatgttttaaaagcAAATCAAATCTTATTGCAcacaagagaattcacacaggagagaagccatattcatgttcagaatgtggaaaatgctttacagATAAATCAAATCTTATTAAACATGAAAggtttcacacaggagagaagccatattcatgttcagaatgtggaaaatcctTTACAAGTAAATCATATCTTCctatacatgagagaattcatacaggagagaagccatattcatgtttagaatgtgagaaatgttttgcatATAAATCACAGCTTAAAAATCATGagaaaattcatacaggagagaagccatattcatgtttagaatgtgaaaaatgtttttctCATAAATCCACGCTTATTCATCATCAGCTTCTTCACACAGGAGATAAGCAGTATTCATGTCATAAAACATGA
- the LOC143781284 gene encoding uncharacterized protein LOC143781284 isoform X1, whose translation MEKEERGERSAEDDPTGNHPDRCTKSSEGRMIFLEFKADDYNISQDTYTQHADISDIPPVVHSRDQSSDDFNELLSPNSSQTVKQNKSRRINAEDERAPRRGKPYSCSECGKCFPYTSYLVSHERIHTGEKPYSCSECGKCFTYKSSLVLHERIHTGEKHFSCSECGKCFINKSELVTHNRIHTGEKPYSCSECGKCFTQKSHLVAHEKIHTGEKPFSCSECGKCFINKSELVTHNRIHTGEKPYSCSECGKCFKTQSNLVTHKRFHTGEKPYSCSECGKCFTQISHLISHERYHTRVKPFSCSECGKCFACKRNLVLHERSHTGEKPFSCSECGKCFACKMSLVLHERIHTDEKPYSCSECGKRFIEKSTLDKHKRFHTGEKPYSCSECEKCFTNKSNLVAHERTHSGEKPFSCLECEKCFTHKSHLIKHERYHTGEKPFSCSECEKSFRQKAHLIKHEKIHTGEKPFSCSQCGKCFKSKSNLIAHKRIHTGEKPYSCSECGKCFTDKSNLIKHERFHTGEKPYSCSECGKSFTSKSYLPIHERIHTGEKPYSCLECEKCFAYKSQLKNHEKIHTGEKPYSCLECEKCFSHKSTLIHHQLLHTGDKQYSCHKT comes from the coding sequence ATCGCTGTACCAAGAGCTCTGAGGGACGAATGATCTTTTTAGAATTTAAAGCAGATGATTATAATATCTCACAAGATACATATACACAGCATGCCGACATCTCAGATATACCCCCAGTCGTTCACAGCAGAGATCAATCATCTGATGATTTTAATGAATTATTATCTCCTAATTCATCACAGACTGTTAAGCAAAATAAAAGTCGCAGAATAAATGCTGAAGATGAAAGAGCTCCTAGAAGagggaagccatattcatgttcagaatgtgggaaatgttttccttATACATCATATCTTGtttcacatgagagaattcacacaggagagaagccatattcatgttcagaatgtgggaaatgttttacttataaatcaagtcttgttttacatgagagaattcacacaggagagaagcatttttcatgttcagaatgtgggaaatgttttataaataAATCAGAACTTGTTACACATaacagaattcacacaggagagaagccatattcatgttcagaatgtgggaaatgttttactcagaaatcacatcttgttgcacatgagaaaattcacacaggagagaagcctttttcgtgttcagaatgtgggaaatgttttataaataAATCAGAACTTGTTACACATaacagaattcacacaggagagaagccatattcatgttcagaatgtgggaaatgttttaaaactcaatcaaatcttgttacacataagagatttcacacaggagagaagccatattcatgttcagaatgtgggaaatgttttacacagatatCACATCTTATTTCGCATGAGAGATATCACACAAgagtgaagccattttcatgttcagaatgtgggaaatgttttgcatgtAAAAGGAATCTTGTTTtacatgagagaagtcacacaggagaaaagccattttcatgttcagaatgtgggaaatgttttgcatgcAAAATGAGTCTTGTtttacatgagagaattcacacggatgagaagccatattcatgttcagaatgtgggaaacgttttataGAAAAATCAACCCTTGATAAACATAAGAgatttcacacaggggagaagccatattcatgttcagagtgtgagaaatgttttacaaataaatcaaatcttgttgcacatgagagaactcacagtggagagaagccgttttcatgtttagaatgtgagaaatgttttacacaCAAATCGCATCTTATTAAACACGAGAgatatcacacaggggagaagccattttcatgttcagaatgtgagaagagTTTTAGACAGAAAGCACATCTTATTAAAcatgagaaaattcacacaggagagaagccattttcatgctcacaatgtggaaaatgttttaaaagcAAATCAAATCTTATTGCAcacaagagaattcacacaggagagaagccatattcatgttcagaatgtggaaaatgctttacagATAAATCAAATCTTATTAAACATGAAAggtttcacacaggagagaagccatattcatgttcagaatgtggaaaatcctTTACAAGTAAATCATATCTTCctatacatgagagaattcatacaggagagaagccatattcatgtttagaatgtgagaaatgttttgcatATAAATCACAGCTTAAAAATCATGagaaaattcatacaggagagaagccatattcatgtttagaatgtgaaaaatgtttttctCATAAATCCACGCTTATTCATCATCAGCTTCTTCACACAGGAGATAAGCAGTATTCATGTCATAAAACATGA
- the LOC143781284 gene encoding uncharacterized protein LOC143781284 isoform X2, with translation MEKEERGERSAEDDPTDRCTKSSEGRMIFLEFKADDYNISQDTYTQHADISDIPPVVHSRDQSSDDFNELLSPNSSQTVKQNKSRRINAEDERAPRRGKPYSCSECGKCFPYTSYLVSHERIHTGEKPYSCSECGKCFTYKSSLVLHERIHTGEKHFSCSECGKCFINKSELVTHNRIHTGEKPYSCSECGKCFTQKSHLVAHEKIHTGEKPFSCSECGKCFINKSELVTHNRIHTGEKPYSCSECGKCFKTQSNLVTHKRFHTGEKPYSCSECGKCFTQISHLISHERYHTRVKPFSCSECGKCFACKRNLVLHERSHTGEKPFSCSECGKCFACKMSLVLHERIHTDEKPYSCSECGKRFIEKSTLDKHKRFHTGEKPYSCSECEKCFTNKSNLVAHERTHSGEKPFSCLECEKCFTHKSHLIKHERYHTGEKPFSCSECEKSFRQKAHLIKHEKIHTGEKPFSCSQCGKCFKSKSNLIAHKRIHTGEKPYSCSECGKCFTDKSNLIKHERFHTGEKPYSCSECGKSFTSKSYLPIHERIHTGEKPYSCLECEKCFAYKSQLKNHEKIHTGEKPYSCLECEKCFSHKSTLIHHQLLHTGDKQYSCHKT, from the coding sequence ATCGCTGTACCAAGAGCTCTGAGGGACGAATGATCTTTTTAGAATTTAAAGCAGATGATTATAATATCTCACAAGATACATATACACAGCATGCCGACATCTCAGATATACCCCCAGTCGTTCACAGCAGAGATCAATCATCTGATGATTTTAATGAATTATTATCTCCTAATTCATCACAGACTGTTAAGCAAAATAAAAGTCGCAGAATAAATGCTGAAGATGAAAGAGCTCCTAGAAGagggaagccatattcatgttcagaatgtgggaaatgttttccttATACATCATATCTTGtttcacatgagagaattcacacaggagagaagccatattcatgttcagaatgtgggaaatgttttacttataaatcaagtcttgttttacatgagagaattcacacaggagagaagcatttttcatgttcagaatgtgggaaatgttttataaataAATCAGAACTTGTTACACATaacagaattcacacaggagagaagccatattcatgttcagaatgtgggaaatgttttactcagaaatcacatcttgttgcacatgagaaaattcacacaggagagaagcctttttcgtgttcagaatgtgggaaatgttttataaataAATCAGAACTTGTTACACATaacagaattcacacaggagagaagccatattcatgttcagaatgtgggaaatgttttaaaactcaatcaaatcttgttacacataagagatttcacacaggagagaagccatattcatgttcagaatgtgggaaatgttttacacagatatCACATCTTATTTCGCATGAGAGATATCACACAAgagtgaagccattttcatgttcagaatgtgggaaatgttttgcatgtAAAAGGAATCTTGTTTtacatgagagaagtcacacaggagaaaagccattttcatgttcagaatgtgggaaatgttttgcatgcAAAATGAGTCTTGTtttacatgagagaattcacacggatgagaagccatattcatgttcagaatgtgggaaacgttttataGAAAAATCAACCCTTGATAAACATAAGAgatttcacacaggggagaagccatattcatgttcagagtgtgagaaatgttttacaaataaatcaaatcttgttgcacatgagagaactcacagtggagagaagccgttttcatgtttagaatgtgagaaatgttttacacaCAAATCGCATCTTATTAAACACGAGAgatatcacacaggggagaagccattttcatgttcagaatgtgagaagagTTTTAGACAGAAAGCACATCTTATTAAAcatgagaaaattcacacaggagagaagccattttcatgctcacaatgtggaaaatgttttaaaagcAAATCAAATCTTATTGCAcacaagagaattcacacaggagagaagccatattcatgttcagaatgtggaaaatgctttacagATAAATCAAATCTTATTAAACATGAAAggtttcacacaggagagaagccatattcatgttcagaatgtggaaaatcctTTACAAGTAAATCATATCTTCctatacatgagagaattcatacaggagagaagccatattcatgtttagaatgtgagaaatgttttgcatATAAATCACAGCTTAAAAATCATGagaaaattcatacaggagagaagccatattcatgtttagaatgtgaaaaatgtttttctCATAAATCCACGCTTATTCATCATCAGCTTCTTCACACAGGAGATAAGCAGTATTCATGTCATAAAACATGA